From one Trifolium pratense cultivar HEN17-A07 linkage group LG1, ARS_RC_1.1, whole genome shotgun sequence genomic stretch:
- the LOC123883052 gene encoding protein TIME FOR COFFEE isoform X2: MDRIREARRNTMAANGLTRRRHRTNSLRDSPDDDGAMEMQEPTRLRDRGSGKKDRDRERERERDRLGRNKRRRGDRLMHGVREDGGEDTSEESINDEEEDDDDDDHHHGGGNNNNHHHNNGGVGGGSVRMLPLNNPSTLSSSSSLTNHHRKNFPPGKVFRPTPPTTWKAADEMIGVSIPRKARSASTKRSHECWASSGGGIVAEQNHRQPSSSPVRASAAPPSPSSSNASIRKKIKANGGGSGGGGGTKFRPPKSSSKSSSSVQDEIEIEIAEVLYGMMRQPQSQVPPSKQEMNDSMKMDSRETNNNKSSASDTKSRISSPPQNSSSSATPVSATAPKRKRPRPVKHEDENPAIFSVRSSPVSSISKAESDHPSKIETSSSNSDKNNQGSVPENSANLAPVQASPEPVKPDSNTLVVDGGKVLMEESEKQKDVGLNKEVVVPPVSPKKESSVLQAVDDVREDVKATKANPPTISESENQLKEKFQIDLMAPPPSMRSSPERVVENNSLVVEAEKAKLVMKEDQKSQRMNKDDLVVVETEKVKAKAEENESQKAATVQKERGIDLQLELEKTERVDSNGNGNLLNKKLQHQNVQRHHHQLQQQQQQQTNTEKNVQSNSLPIPMSVPSWPGGLPSMGYMTPLQGVVSMDGTTMPSAAIPPPHLLFNQPRPKKCATHCYIARNILYNQQIARMNPFWPAAAAGSAASLYGAKPGGNLSVIPSTELHGGNVPGRATNSTQDKGHSLAMFPGHIGKDKTSQPSNVDNNSRKQILLQQTLPPGAAPNILHGPTFIFPLNQQQAAAAAAAASVRPGSVKSLPVTSNGPPSSTSNSAQPNTSGTGAAAAPPPTMSFTYPNMPGNETQYMAILQNNAYPFPIPAHVGGPPGYRGNPTQAFPFFNGSFYSSQMINPSQIQPQQLPAQSQQSQQGHPNATISTGSSSQKHAQNQQQKANNVNGSNGGGSGSLQGFPVTKNPHQQLILQQQQQQQQQRQQLQSHHTSNAARQVESEMGCEDSPSTADSRLNRATMNIYGQNFAMPPMQTPNFTLMTTAMSGGGSNGNHSEKKQQQQHPGSKAGGETSPAFAMPFASINGATGLDLSSIAHNHSIMQNNHNYHIMAQAHAQAASAHLKKSYNAAEEGKHVVNSSNLEEDRKAISGKNPATVGQSIAFSRSDVGDASMSSLAGNNVIDNSGRSLNLGSASSRASVSVMPAAINTNAAGSQQQMQRNQQQILQLQKQNQFAVAAAASSRNKTPSTSNGSIYSDNLPSTSSISAKYTNAVSPFPQSLVQSSNTVVTQSPQWKNSARTATNTSMSPSTMASPPSLSVKNPPQQQARSQQGHTQISFAANPKSSAPQVQTASSTQSPSPPVMVGSPTNSSMSKNTSSPRTTHSTSTNNKTSQASSLSSQQAKNSPTMPTRKSSPVGGRNVPSILSGPQITPSSNTGSKSQLSQQQQKQQQQQQQQISKQNLQQAQMFFSNPYMHPQVTQSNSPTSTASPVTGYYPQRRGPDQVQRQGSGGTSSNGATANNNSKGSTLNTQGLLLPSQFAAMQPSGNHHQFVPAGFYNVQPVPTAVQVKPAEQKQPAGE, from the exons atggacaGGATTAGAGAAGCTAGAAGAAACACTATGGCGGCGAATGGTTTAACAAGAAGAAGACACAGAACTAACAGTCTAAGAGACTCACCag ATGATGATGGAGCTATGGAGATGCAAGAGCCAACGAGGCTAAGAGATCGAGGGAGTGGGAAGAAAGATCGAGATCGAGAAAGGGAAAGGGAAAGAGATCGATTAGGAAGAAACAAGAGAAGAAGAGGTGATAGGTTGATGCACGGTGTAAGGGAAGATGGTGGGGAAGATACTTCAGAAGAGAGTATTaacgatgaagaagaagatgatgatgacgatgatCATCATCACGGAGGAGGAAACAACAATAACCACCACCACAACAACggtggtgttggtggtggtTCAGTTAGAATGCTTCCGTTGAATAATCCTTCGACACTTTCTTCGTCTTCATCTTTAACGAATCATCATCGGAAAAATTTCCCTCCGGGGAAAGTTTTTAGACCAACACCGCCGACGACGTGGAAAGCCGCTGATGAGATGATCGGAGTATCTATCCCTAGAAAAGCACGCTCag CTTCAACTAAGAGGTCGCATGAATGTTGGGCTTCAAGCGGTGGTGGAATAGTGGCGGAGCAAAATCACCGCCAGCCTTCATCTTCACCGGTGAGAGCATCAGCAGCTCCACCTTCACCTTCATCTTCAAACGCTTCAATCAGAAAAAAGATA AAAGCGAATGGTGGTGGTagtggtggtggaggaggaaCAAAATTTCGACCACCGAAATCTTCGTCAAAATCATCTTCATCAGTGCAAGATGAGATCGAGATAGAGATAGCTGAAGTATTGTACGGAATGATGAGACAACCACAAAGTCAAGTTCCACCTTCAAAGCAAGAAATGAACGATTCAATGAAGATGGATTCCCGAGAaaccaataataataaatctTCTGCTAGTGATACAAAGTCAAGAATTTCTTCACCGCCTCAAAATTCAAGTTCTTCCGCTACTCCAGTTTCTGCAACTG CACCAAAGAGGAAAAGACCGAGACCTGTGAAGCATGAGGATGAAAATCCAGCAATTTTCAGTGTTAGGAGCAGCCCCGTTTCTTCGATTTCGAAGGCTGAGAGTGATCACCCTTCAAAGATTGAAACTTCTTCATCAAATTCAGATAAGAACAATCAAGGATCTGTACCTGAAAATTCGGCTAATTTGGCTCCAGTACAGGCTTCACCGGAGCCAGTTAAGCCAGACAGTAATACTTTGGTGGTGGATGGTGGTAAGGTTTTGATGGAGGAATCAGAGAAGCAGAAAGACGTTGGATTGAATAAAGAGGTGGTGGTACCTCCTGTGTCACCGAAGAAGGAATCTTCTGTGCTCCAAGCAGTAGATGATGTTCGTGAAGATGTGAAAGCGACTAAAGC GAATCCTCCAACAATATCCGAGAGTGAAAATCAGCTTAAAGAGAAATTTCAGATAGATCTGATG GCGCCACCTCCTTCTATGAGATCTTCTCCTGAAAGAGTTGTTGAGAATAATTCGTTAGTAGTTGAGGCTGAAAAGGCGAAGCTTGTCATGAAGGAGGATCAGAAATCACAGAGAATGAATAAGGATGATTTAGTGGTTGTGGAAACTGAGAAAGTAAAAGCAAAGGCAGAAGAAAATGAATCCCAGAAAGCTGCTACTGTGCAGAAAGAAAGAGGAATTGACTTGCAGCTTGAGTTAGAGAAAACAGAGAGGGTAGATTCTAATGGCAATGGAAATCTTCTTAACAAGAAGCTACAACATCAGAATGTTCAGAGACATCATCATCAGttgcagcagcagcaacaacaacaaacaaacacagAGAAAAATG TTCAATCCAATTCTTTGCCTATTCCAATGTCTGTTCCAAGCTGGCCTGGTGGCCTTCCTTCCATGGG ATATATGACACCTCTACAAGGAGTTGTATCGATGGATGGAACAACTATGCCTTCTGCAGCAATACCG CCGCCCCATCTTCTTTTCAATCAGCCCAGGCCGAAAAAGTGTGCGACCCATTGCTACATTGCTCGGAATATATTGTATAATCAGCAAATTGCCAGGATGAATCCATTCTGGCCGGCGGCAGCAGCAGGCTCTGCTGCATCACTGTATGGTGCCAAGCCCGGTGGCAATCTTAGTGTTATACCCTCCACTGAATTGCATGGTGGTAATGTTCCTGGCCGGGCAACAAACTCTACTCAAGACAAAGGGCACAGCCTTGCCATGTTTCCAGGTCATATTGGGAAGGACAAGACTTCTCAACCTTCCAACGTGGATAATAATTCAAGAAAGCAAATTTTACTTCAGCAGACTTTACCCCCTGGAGCAGCACCTAACATATTg CATGGACCTACTTTCATCTTCCCCTTGAATCAGCAGCAAGCAGCAGCAGCTGCTGCAGCGGCATCTGTTCGACCCGGATCTGTGAAGTCTTTGCCAGTTACAAGCAATGGACCACCATCCTCAACATCTAATTCTGCTCAACCGAATACATCGGGTACTGGGGCTGCTGCTGCTCCTCCCCCAACCATGAGTTTCACCTATCCAAATATGCCTGGCAACGAAACTCAGTACATGGCCATTTTGCAGAACAATGCTTACCCGTTTCCGATACCAGCACATGTTGGTGGCCCACCTGGATATCGTGGAAATCCTACCCAAGCTTTTCCTTTCTTCAATGGATCTTTCTATTCTTCTCAAATGATAAATCCTTCACAGATTCAACCACAGCAACTTCCTGCTCAGTCACAGCAGAGCCAACAGGGTCATCCAAATGCCACTATTTCTACCGGATCCTCTTCCCAAAAGCATGCACAAAATCAGCAGCAAAAAGCTAATAATGTTAATGGATCCAATGGTGGTGGTAGTGGAAGCTTGCAAGGTTTTCCTGTCACCAAAAACCCACATCAGCAGCTGATTCTACAgcaacaacagcagcaacagCAGCAGAGGCAACAATTGCAAAGTCACCATACTTCTAATGCGGCTCGTCAAGTTGAGTCTGAAATGGGATGTGAAGATAGTCCATCCACTGCTGACAGTCGTCTCAATCGTGCTACCATGAATATATATGGCCAGAATTTTGCAATGCCGCCAATGCAGACACCGAACTTTACCTTGATGACAACTGCAATGAGTGGTGGTGGTTCTAATGGCAATCACAGTGAAAAGAAGCAACAACAACAGCATCCTGGTTCAAAGGCTGGAGGTGAAACTTCTCCGGCATTTGCCATGCCATTTGCATCAATCAACGGAGCAACTGGCCTTGACCTCTCATCAATTGCACATAATCATTCAATTATGCAGAACAATCATAACTATCATATAATGGCACAGGCACATGCACAAGCTGCTAGTGCTCACCTGAAGAAGAGTTACAATGCTGCTGAAGAAGGAAAACATGTAGTTAATTCATCTAATCTAGAAGAAGATAGAAAAGCCATATCTGGGAAAAATCCAGCTACAGTGGGGCAGTCCATTGCTTTTTCCAGGTCAGATGTGGGTGATGCCTCAATGTCATCGTTGGCAGGCAACAATGTCATTGATAATTCAGGCCGTAGTCTCAACCTTGGTTCTGCTTCTTCTCGGGCTTCTGTTTCTGTTATGCCTGCTGCCATCAACACCAATGCAGCTGGTTCTCAGCAACAAATGCAGCGAAATCAGCAGCAAATTCTTCAGCTTCAAAAGCAGAATCAATTTGCAGTTGCGGCAGCGGCCTCTTCTCGGAACAAGACACCATCAACAAGTAATGGCAGTATTTACTCTGATAATCTTCCTTCTACATCTTCAATATCCGCAAAGTATACCAATGCTGTATCTCCATTTCCTCAAAGCCTTGTTCAGAGCAGCAACACAGTTGTTACTCAGTCACCTCAGTGGAAGAATTCAGCAAGGACAGCAACTAACACTTCTATGTCACCTTCGACTATGGCTTCACCGCCTTCATTGTCGGTCAAAAACCCACCCCAGCAGCAGGCCCGTTCCCAGCAGGGCCACACACAAATATCTTTTGCAGCAAATCCTAAATCATCCGCACCACAAGTGCAGACTGCAAGCTCCACCCAGTCCCCATCTCCTCCAGTTATGGTTGGCTCACCAACAAATTCCTCGATGTCCAAAAACACTAGCAGCCCAAGGACAACACATTCAACGTCAACCAACAATAAGACTAGCCAAGCCAGTTCCCTATCCTCTCAGCAAGCCAAAAACTCTCCTACTATGCCAACCCGTAAATCCTCACCTGTTGGTGGAAGAAATGTACCATCAATCCTCAGTGGCCCTCAGATAACTCCCTCTTCAAACACTGGTAGTAAATCACAATTGTCACAGCAGCAACAAAAACAACAGCAGCAACAGCAACAACAAATATCAAAGCAGAACTTACAACAAGCCCAAATGTTCTTCTCAAATCCTTACATGCATCCCCAAGTCACACAATCCAATAGTCCTACCTCCACTGCCTCTCCTGTGACTGGGTATTATCCTCAACGGCGCGGCCCTGATCAAGTGCAACGGCAGGGCTCTGGTGGTACATCCTCTAATGGTGCTACTGCAAACAACAATTCAAAAGGCAGTACGTTGAATACACAGGGTCTTCTGCTTCCTTCCCAGTTCGCTGCAATGCAGCCTTCAGGGAACCACCATCAATTTGTTCCAGCTGGCTTCTATAATGTTCAACCGGTGCCCACAGCAGTTCAAGTAAAGCCAGCAGAGCAGAAACAACCCGCAGGTGAGTAG
- the LOC123883052 gene encoding protein TIME FOR COFFEE isoform X1, which produces MAANGLTRRRHRTNSLRDSPDDDGAMEMQEPTRLRDRGSGKKDRDRERERERDRLGRNKRRRGDRLMHGVREDGGEDTSEESINDEEEDDDDDDHHHGGGNNNNHHHNNGGVGGGSVRMLPLNNPSTLSSSSSLTNHHRKNFPPGKVFRPTPPTTWKAADEMIGVSIPRKARSASTKRSHECWASSGGGIVAEQNHRQPSSSPVRASAAPPSPSSSNASIRKKIKANGGGSGGGGGTKFRPPKSSSKSSSSVQDEIEIEIAEVLYGMMRQPQSQVPPSKQEMNDSMKMDSRETNNNKSSASDTKSRISSPPQNSSSSATPVSATAPKRKRPRPVKHEDENPAIFSVRSSPVSSISKAESDHPSKIETSSSNSDKNNQGSVPENSANLAPVQASPEPVKPDSNTLVVDGGKVLMEESEKQKDVGLNKEVVVPPVSPKKESSVLQAVDDVREDVKATKANPPTISESENQLKEKFQIDLMAPPPSMRSSPERVVENNSLVVEAEKAKLVMKEDQKSQRMNKDDLVVVETEKVKAKAEENESQKAATVQKERGIDLQLELEKTERVDSNGNGNLLNKKLQHQNVQRHHHQLQQQQQQQTNTEKNVQSNSLPIPMSVPSWPGGLPSMGYMTPLQGVVSMDGTTMPSAAIPPPHLLFNQPRPKKCATHCYIARNILYNQQIARMNPFWPAAAAGSAASLYGAKPGGNLSVIPSTELHGGNVPGRATNSTQDKGHSLAMFPGHIGKDKTSQPSNVDNNSRKQILLQQTLPPGAAPNILHGPTFIFPLNQQQAAAAAAAASVRPGSVKSLPVTSNGPPSSTSNSAQPNTSGTGAAAAPPPTMSFTYPNMPGNETQYMAILQNNAYPFPIPAHVGGPPGYRGNPTQAFPFFNGSFYSSQMINPSQIQPQQLPAQSQQSQQGHPNATISTGSSSQKHAQNQQQKANNVNGSNGGGSGSLQGFPVTKNPHQQLILQQQQQQQQQRQQLQSHHTSNAARQVESEMGCEDSPSTADSRLNRATMNIYGQNFAMPPMQTPNFTLMTTAMSGGGSNGNHSEKKQQQQHPGSKAGGETSPAFAMPFASINGATGLDLSSIAHNHSIMQNNHNYHIMAQAHAQAASAHLKKSYNAAEEGKHVVNSSNLEEDRKAISGKNPATVGQSIAFSRSDVGDASMSSLAGNNVIDNSGRSLNLGSASSRASVSVMPAAINTNAAGSQQQMQRNQQQILQLQKQNQFAVAAAASSRNKTPSTSNGSIYSDNLPSTSSISAKYTNAVSPFPQSLVQSSNTVVTQSPQWKNSARTATNTSMSPSTMASPPSLSVKNPPQQQARSQQGHTQISFAANPKSSAPQVQTASSTQSPSPPVMVGSPTNSSMSKNTSSPRTTHSTSTNNKTSQASSLSSQQAKNSPTMPTRKSSPVGGRNVPSILSGPQITPSSNTGSKSQLSQQQQKQQQQQQQQISKQNLQQAQMFFSNPYMHPQVTQSNSPTSTASPVTGYYPQRRGPDQVQRQGSGGTSSNGATANNNSKGSTLNTQGLLLPSQFAAMQPSGNHHQFVPAGFYNVQPVPTAVQVKPAEQKQPAGE; this is translated from the exons ATGGCGGCGAATGGTTTAACAAGAAGAAGACACAGAACTAACAGTCTAAGAGACTCACCag ATGATGATGGAGCTATGGAGATGCAAGAGCCAACGAGGCTAAGAGATCGAGGGAGTGGGAAGAAAGATCGAGATCGAGAAAGGGAAAGGGAAAGAGATCGATTAGGAAGAAACAAGAGAAGAAGAGGTGATAGGTTGATGCACGGTGTAAGGGAAGATGGTGGGGAAGATACTTCAGAAGAGAGTATTaacgatgaagaagaagatgatgatgacgatgatCATCATCACGGAGGAGGAAACAACAATAACCACCACCACAACAACggtggtgttggtggtggtTCAGTTAGAATGCTTCCGTTGAATAATCCTTCGACACTTTCTTCGTCTTCATCTTTAACGAATCATCATCGGAAAAATTTCCCTCCGGGGAAAGTTTTTAGACCAACACCGCCGACGACGTGGAAAGCCGCTGATGAGATGATCGGAGTATCTATCCCTAGAAAAGCACGCTCag CTTCAACTAAGAGGTCGCATGAATGTTGGGCTTCAAGCGGTGGTGGAATAGTGGCGGAGCAAAATCACCGCCAGCCTTCATCTTCACCGGTGAGAGCATCAGCAGCTCCACCTTCACCTTCATCTTCAAACGCTTCAATCAGAAAAAAGATA AAAGCGAATGGTGGTGGTagtggtggtggaggaggaaCAAAATTTCGACCACCGAAATCTTCGTCAAAATCATCTTCATCAGTGCAAGATGAGATCGAGATAGAGATAGCTGAAGTATTGTACGGAATGATGAGACAACCACAAAGTCAAGTTCCACCTTCAAAGCAAGAAATGAACGATTCAATGAAGATGGATTCCCGAGAaaccaataataataaatctTCTGCTAGTGATACAAAGTCAAGAATTTCTTCACCGCCTCAAAATTCAAGTTCTTCCGCTACTCCAGTTTCTGCAACTG CACCAAAGAGGAAAAGACCGAGACCTGTGAAGCATGAGGATGAAAATCCAGCAATTTTCAGTGTTAGGAGCAGCCCCGTTTCTTCGATTTCGAAGGCTGAGAGTGATCACCCTTCAAAGATTGAAACTTCTTCATCAAATTCAGATAAGAACAATCAAGGATCTGTACCTGAAAATTCGGCTAATTTGGCTCCAGTACAGGCTTCACCGGAGCCAGTTAAGCCAGACAGTAATACTTTGGTGGTGGATGGTGGTAAGGTTTTGATGGAGGAATCAGAGAAGCAGAAAGACGTTGGATTGAATAAAGAGGTGGTGGTACCTCCTGTGTCACCGAAGAAGGAATCTTCTGTGCTCCAAGCAGTAGATGATGTTCGTGAAGATGTGAAAGCGACTAAAGC GAATCCTCCAACAATATCCGAGAGTGAAAATCAGCTTAAAGAGAAATTTCAGATAGATCTGATG GCGCCACCTCCTTCTATGAGATCTTCTCCTGAAAGAGTTGTTGAGAATAATTCGTTAGTAGTTGAGGCTGAAAAGGCGAAGCTTGTCATGAAGGAGGATCAGAAATCACAGAGAATGAATAAGGATGATTTAGTGGTTGTGGAAACTGAGAAAGTAAAAGCAAAGGCAGAAGAAAATGAATCCCAGAAAGCTGCTACTGTGCAGAAAGAAAGAGGAATTGACTTGCAGCTTGAGTTAGAGAAAACAGAGAGGGTAGATTCTAATGGCAATGGAAATCTTCTTAACAAGAAGCTACAACATCAGAATGTTCAGAGACATCATCATCAGttgcagcagcagcaacaacaacaaacaaacacagAGAAAAATG TTCAATCCAATTCTTTGCCTATTCCAATGTCTGTTCCAAGCTGGCCTGGTGGCCTTCCTTCCATGGG ATATATGACACCTCTACAAGGAGTTGTATCGATGGATGGAACAACTATGCCTTCTGCAGCAATACCG CCGCCCCATCTTCTTTTCAATCAGCCCAGGCCGAAAAAGTGTGCGACCCATTGCTACATTGCTCGGAATATATTGTATAATCAGCAAATTGCCAGGATGAATCCATTCTGGCCGGCGGCAGCAGCAGGCTCTGCTGCATCACTGTATGGTGCCAAGCCCGGTGGCAATCTTAGTGTTATACCCTCCACTGAATTGCATGGTGGTAATGTTCCTGGCCGGGCAACAAACTCTACTCAAGACAAAGGGCACAGCCTTGCCATGTTTCCAGGTCATATTGGGAAGGACAAGACTTCTCAACCTTCCAACGTGGATAATAATTCAAGAAAGCAAATTTTACTTCAGCAGACTTTACCCCCTGGAGCAGCACCTAACATATTg CATGGACCTACTTTCATCTTCCCCTTGAATCAGCAGCAAGCAGCAGCAGCTGCTGCAGCGGCATCTGTTCGACCCGGATCTGTGAAGTCTTTGCCAGTTACAAGCAATGGACCACCATCCTCAACATCTAATTCTGCTCAACCGAATACATCGGGTACTGGGGCTGCTGCTGCTCCTCCCCCAACCATGAGTTTCACCTATCCAAATATGCCTGGCAACGAAACTCAGTACATGGCCATTTTGCAGAACAATGCTTACCCGTTTCCGATACCAGCACATGTTGGTGGCCCACCTGGATATCGTGGAAATCCTACCCAAGCTTTTCCTTTCTTCAATGGATCTTTCTATTCTTCTCAAATGATAAATCCTTCACAGATTCAACCACAGCAACTTCCTGCTCAGTCACAGCAGAGCCAACAGGGTCATCCAAATGCCACTATTTCTACCGGATCCTCTTCCCAAAAGCATGCACAAAATCAGCAGCAAAAAGCTAATAATGTTAATGGATCCAATGGTGGTGGTAGTGGAAGCTTGCAAGGTTTTCCTGTCACCAAAAACCCACATCAGCAGCTGATTCTACAgcaacaacagcagcaacagCAGCAGAGGCAACAATTGCAAAGTCACCATACTTCTAATGCGGCTCGTCAAGTTGAGTCTGAAATGGGATGTGAAGATAGTCCATCCACTGCTGACAGTCGTCTCAATCGTGCTACCATGAATATATATGGCCAGAATTTTGCAATGCCGCCAATGCAGACACCGAACTTTACCTTGATGACAACTGCAATGAGTGGTGGTGGTTCTAATGGCAATCACAGTGAAAAGAAGCAACAACAACAGCATCCTGGTTCAAAGGCTGGAGGTGAAACTTCTCCGGCATTTGCCATGCCATTTGCATCAATCAACGGAGCAACTGGCCTTGACCTCTCATCAATTGCACATAATCATTCAATTATGCAGAACAATCATAACTATCATATAATGGCACAGGCACATGCACAAGCTGCTAGTGCTCACCTGAAGAAGAGTTACAATGCTGCTGAAGAAGGAAAACATGTAGTTAATTCATCTAATCTAGAAGAAGATAGAAAAGCCATATCTGGGAAAAATCCAGCTACAGTGGGGCAGTCCATTGCTTTTTCCAGGTCAGATGTGGGTGATGCCTCAATGTCATCGTTGGCAGGCAACAATGTCATTGATAATTCAGGCCGTAGTCTCAACCTTGGTTCTGCTTCTTCTCGGGCTTCTGTTTCTGTTATGCCTGCTGCCATCAACACCAATGCAGCTGGTTCTCAGCAACAAATGCAGCGAAATCAGCAGCAAATTCTTCAGCTTCAAAAGCAGAATCAATTTGCAGTTGCGGCAGCGGCCTCTTCTCGGAACAAGACACCATCAACAAGTAATGGCAGTATTTACTCTGATAATCTTCCTTCTACATCTTCAATATCCGCAAAGTATACCAATGCTGTATCTCCATTTCCTCAAAGCCTTGTTCAGAGCAGCAACACAGTTGTTACTCAGTCACCTCAGTGGAAGAATTCAGCAAGGACAGCAACTAACACTTCTATGTCACCTTCGACTATGGCTTCACCGCCTTCATTGTCGGTCAAAAACCCACCCCAGCAGCAGGCCCGTTCCCAGCAGGGCCACACACAAATATCTTTTGCAGCAAATCCTAAATCATCCGCACCACAAGTGCAGACTGCAAGCTCCACCCAGTCCCCATCTCCTCCAGTTATGGTTGGCTCACCAACAAATTCCTCGATGTCCAAAAACACTAGCAGCCCAAGGACAACACATTCAACGTCAACCAACAATAAGACTAGCCAAGCCAGTTCCCTATCCTCTCAGCAAGCCAAAAACTCTCCTACTATGCCAACCCGTAAATCCTCACCTGTTGGTGGAAGAAATGTACCATCAATCCTCAGTGGCCCTCAGATAACTCCCTCTTCAAACACTGGTAGTAAATCACAATTGTCACAGCAGCAACAAAAACAACAGCAGCAACAGCAACAACAAATATCAAAGCAGAACTTACAACAAGCCCAAATGTTCTTCTCAAATCCTTACATGCATCCCCAAGTCACACAATCCAATAGTCCTACCTCCACTGCCTCTCCTGTGACTGGGTATTATCCTCAACGGCGCGGCCCTGATCAAGTGCAACGGCAGGGCTCTGGTGGTACATCCTCTAATGGTGCTACTGCAAACAACAATTCAAAAGGCAGTACGTTGAATACACAGGGTCTTCTGCTTCCTTCCCAGTTCGCTGCAATGCAGCCTTCAGGGAACCACCATCAATTTGTTCCAGCTGGCTTCTATAATGTTCAACCGGTGCCCACAGCAGTTCAAGTAAAGCCAGCAGAGCAGAAACAACCCGCAGGTGAGTAG